From the Oleiphilus messinensis genome, one window contains:
- a CDS encoding TetR family transcriptional regulator — protein sequence MSTRLEKKLMTRQSLMDAVLELIDEGMGFASISIREVAKRSGVVPTAFYRHFTDMEDLAFCLVDEFSLGLRRVLRETRQQTRSVGPLIRQSVLIYVEHVQQNRGLFRFMSQVISGGSAPLRHSVRNELQFLANELAADVGHLNLLPDLSQGMIEWATQLVVNTVTGTTSELLDLSESNPLEVERLVDKTVRQLQIIFVGAANWQPIPKRTPELSKATEQALLFTAVGH from the coding sequence ATGAGTACTCGATTAGAGAAAAAGCTGATGACGCGCCAATCGCTTATGGATGCGGTGCTGGAATTGATTGACGAGGGAATGGGGTTTGCCTCGATCAGTATTCGTGAGGTGGCGAAGCGTTCCGGTGTTGTTCCGACGGCATTTTACCGCCACTTTACAGACATGGAGGATCTTGCGTTCTGTTTGGTGGATGAATTCAGTCTGGGATTGCGTCGAGTGTTAAGAGAGACCCGCCAGCAAACCCGCAGTGTTGGTCCCTTGATTCGTCAATCGGTACTCATCTACGTTGAACACGTGCAGCAAAACCGTGGCCTGTTCCGGTTTATGTCTCAGGTCATCAGTGGTGGATCGGCACCCCTTCGTCACTCGGTGCGCAATGAATTACAGTTTTTAGCCAATGAGCTGGCAGCGGATGTAGGACATCTTAATCTCTTGCCGGATTTATCCCAGGGGATGATTGAGTGGGCCACACAACTGGTCGTGAATACCGTTACCGGAACCACATCCGAGCTGCTGGATCTCTCGGAGTCAAATCCCTTGGAAGTTGAGCGCCTGGTGGATAAAACTGTCCGTCAACTGCAAATCATTTTTGTCGGTGCTGCGAACTGGCAACCGATTCCGAAGCGGACGCCAGAGCTCTCGAAAGCCACTGAGCAGGCGTTGCTGTTTACTGCTGTCGGGCACTAA
- a CDS encoding response regulator has product MAIKKALVVDDSPTARHVLGRMLKQLGFAVLQAESGPVALTLLRKESPHLVFLDHIMPEMDGFQVLKSLKSSVLTESIPVVMYTSQAATKYQLEAKALGAVAVISKQIDVVSLANLIDTVLEPQGSAEIIPLKRKPAEKSTCYGEPAQLTGSLPYMPKEATALVRRQRRPVSVMRIGLLTTLIGAPFLLFSYQLTDQQYALNQVVSQVTAVQARNHQQWEVMLERLQEEQLKLQEERKLVNNMVMTLAAVMVLPVAEQDATLPPDSLSLSAPRQ; this is encoded by the coding sequence ATGGCAATTAAAAAAGCACTGGTCGTCGATGACTCGCCGACCGCCCGTCATGTTTTAGGTCGCATGCTCAAGCAGCTTGGATTTGCAGTTCTGCAGGCAGAATCGGGTCCGGTTGCGCTGACCTTATTGCGCAAGGAGTCCCCGCACTTGGTATTTCTGGATCATATCATGCCGGAAATGGATGGTTTTCAGGTGCTTAAATCGTTGAAATCAAGTGTTCTCACTGAATCGATCCCCGTTGTGATGTATACCTCTCAAGCGGCAACAAAATATCAGTTAGAAGCAAAGGCTTTGGGCGCTGTTGCTGTCATTTCCAAGCAAATTGATGTTGTTTCACTGGCGAACTTGATCGACACGGTGCTGGAACCGCAAGGTTCGGCGGAGATCATCCCGTTGAAACGCAAACCCGCAGAAAAATCCACCTGTTATGGTGAACCTGCACAATTAACGGGTTCGCTTCCTTATATGCCAAAGGAGGCTACAGCTCTGGTGCGGCGACAGCGACGGCCGGTCAGTGTGATGCGTATCGGTCTGCTCACTACATTAATTGGTGCACCATTTTTGCTGTTTTCATATCAATTGACTGATCAGCAGTATGCACTCAATCAAGTCGTGTCTCAGGTCACAGCAGTACAGGCGCGAAATCATCAACAGTGGGAAGTTATGCTCGAGCGACTTCAAGAAGAACAGCTGAAATTGCAAGAGGAACGAAAACTTGTAAATAACATGGTAATGACTCTGGCTGCGGTCATGGTACTCCCTGTTGCTGAGCAGGACGCCACGTTACCCCCCGACTCGCTATCGCTTTCCGCACCAAGGCAATAG
- a CDS encoding GGDEF domain-containing protein — protein sequence MSSGVTAPGGLMQEVLLNSLVNITKTRDIDSLEYSLVSTIHEFIGCQQIAIYKKMDTPDAVSIERSLALYVDDDGQFQWSERCEEEEPSPELISCLHSACTISVQSNTGVENRWIPVVLQEKPVGAIALTSVGLDSQSQVLLNAFCRIFENYLAVLNENERDKLTGLLNRQTFDKKVADLMQKQVRNQYRGQAHEGNRMIHPGSTSWLAIIDVDYFKQVNDRYGHVCGDEVLLLLAQKMNEFFRASDLLFRFGGEEFVIVFEPTRSDMLRKRLDAFMDMIRSTRFPFVANITVSIGVARMSPYDFPISVLENADRALYHAKDSGRDQLHFFHEIVEILDRENGDLDGDVDLF from the coding sequence ATGAGTAGTGGCGTTACTGCGCCTGGAGGATTGATGCAGGAAGTTCTTTTAAATTCCTTAGTGAATATTACCAAGACCAGGGATATCGACTCGCTGGAATACAGTTTGGTATCAACCATCCATGAGTTTATTGGTTGTCAGCAGATTGCCATTTATAAAAAAATGGATACCCCCGATGCGGTCAGTATTGAGCGCAGTCTGGCCTTGTATGTTGACGATGATGGCCAGTTCCAGTGGTCGGAGCGGTGTGAAGAGGAAGAGCCCAGTCCCGAATTGATTTCCTGTTTGCACTCGGCCTGTACCATCAGTGTGCAATCCAATACCGGCGTGGAAAACCGCTGGATTCCTGTGGTGTTGCAAGAAAAACCCGTCGGAGCCATTGCGCTGACATCTGTCGGTCTGGACAGCCAGAGTCAGGTGCTGTTGAATGCGTTTTGTCGTATTTTTGAAAATTATCTCGCAGTATTAAACGAAAATGAACGAGATAAGTTGACTGGTCTCTTAAATCGCCAGACGTTTGATAAGAAAGTGGCTGACCTGATGCAGAAGCAGGTCCGTAATCAGTATCGCGGACAGGCCCATGAGGGGAATCGCATGATTCATCCGGGATCGACATCCTGGCTGGCGATCATCGATGTAGATTATTTCAAACAGGTTAATGACCGCTATGGCCACGTATGTGGAGATGAAGTTCTTCTGTTACTGGCACAGAAAATGAACGAATTCTTTCGTGCTTCGGATTTACTGTTCCGCTTTGGTGGCGAGGAATTTGTAATTGTATTCGAGCCGACTCGTTCAGATATGTTACGCAAGCGTTTGGATGCTTTTATGGACATGATCCGCTCTACACGCTTCCCGTTTGTAGCCAACATTACGGTGAGCATTGGTGTTGCCCGGATGAGTCCGTATGATTTTCCCATTTCTGTACTTGAAAACGCGGATCGAGCACTGTACCACGCCAAAGACTCAGGTCGGGATCAGTTGCATTTCTTTCATGAAATCGTGGAAATTCTGGACCGGGAAAATGGCGACCTCGACGGCGATGTTGATCTGTTTTAA
- a CDS encoding fatty acid desaturase family protein has product MNMIAQDTIQTEQKTKVSPLTFDNNDLPEPTPEMLESLQKEFDALLEEVRADIGERDAKYIRKIVRTQRIFEISGRGLIHFSFTPIPFALGVLSLGVAKIIENMEIGHNVMHGQYDWMNDPKLHSTSYEWDTACDADSWRKTHNYEHHTYTNILGKDRDYGYGILRMSEDESWHPLRRFQFAYYVLLSVFFQWGVALHEMEFEKVVRKEVTWKSRIPFYKTFAKKGFRQIFKDYIFFPLLAGPFFLKVLLGNMLANLIRNLWASTVIFCGHFTEGSKTFPVEVCENETRGHWYYRQLLGSGNFTGGKWLHILSGHLSYQIEHHLFPDIPAHRYAEMSPRVQEICEKHGLPYNTGTFWSQYKTVLKRIIRFSRKPKDSNVEGQLVAA; this is encoded by the coding sequence ATGAACATGATTGCTCAAGACACCATTCAAACTGAACAGAAAACAAAGGTCAGCCCCCTTACCTTCGACAACAACGACTTGCCGGAACCAACGCCGGAAATGCTGGAGAGCCTTCAGAAAGAGTTTGACGCCCTGCTTGAAGAAGTGCGCGCTGATATTGGCGAGCGTGATGCAAAATACATCCGCAAAATCGTGCGCACACAACGAATTTTCGAAATCAGCGGCCGGGGTTTGATTCATTTCAGCTTCACACCGATTCCTTTCGCGCTTGGCGTGTTGTCGCTGGGGGTTGCCAAAATCATCGAAAATATGGAAATCGGCCACAATGTCATGCACGGTCAATACGACTGGATGAACGATCCGAAACTACACTCGACCAGCTACGAGTGGGATACAGCATGTGATGCGGATTCCTGGCGCAAGACTCACAACTATGAGCACCACACTTACACCAATATTCTGGGTAAGGATCGGGATTACGGCTATGGTATTCTGCGCATGTCTGAAGACGAATCCTGGCACCCGCTGAGACGCTTTCAGTTCGCCTACTACGTGCTATTGAGCGTTTTCTTCCAATGGGGTGTTGCATTACACGAAATGGAGTTCGAAAAAGTAGTACGCAAGGAAGTGACCTGGAAATCACGCATTCCATTTTATAAAACGTTTGCCAAAAAAGGCTTCAGACAGATCTTCAAGGATTACATTTTCTTCCCGCTGCTGGCAGGCCCGTTTTTCCTGAAAGTGCTACTGGGGAACATGCTGGCTAACCTGATCCGTAACCTGTGGGCATCTACCGTGATTTTCTGCGGCCACTTTACTGAAGGCTCGAAAACCTTCCCGGTTGAAGTTTGTGAAAATGAAACTCGAGGTCACTGGTACTACCGTCAACTATTGGGTTCCGGCAACTTTACCGGCGGTAAGTGGCTACACATCTTAAGCGGTCATTTAAGCTATCAGATTGAACACCATTTGTTCCCGGACATCCCGGCACACCGCTACGCAGAGATGTCACCCCGTGTTCAGGAAATCTGTGAGAAGCATGGTCTGCCGTACAACACCGGCACGTTCTGGAGCCAGTACAAAACTGTACTGAAACGCATCATTCGTTTCAGCCGCAAGCCAAAAGATAGCAACGTCGAGGGTCAACTGGTAGCGGCCTAA
- a CDS encoding ferredoxin reductase: MSNQTHTAESNRSVLLSRTTKWISQALFNTDTPAEYFDVLAESINPMWSLTETRARVLEVISETADTKTLVLQPVSNWKGFEAGQHLQLSVTINGSAVTRTFSLSSAPSLWLDQGLISITIKRVPEGRVTGWIHESLRSGDIVSLSPAQGEFTLPANTDTALLYIAAGSGITPIMSQIRTIEAGIESEETDTRPVTLIYYANKADEFIFGQELKTMDQKHDWLTVKCFATEEAGLICADHVRPYINEDFEHAYVCGPQGFRDIAKELIQSHKSNLPIHEEVFVVSPLPVDGEAEMEHQLTFSKSHREVTGTNQMPLLDQAEAAGLSPKSGCRIGICHTCKCTKQSGRVRNMLTGEISDGGKEEIQLCIAVPVTDVTLAL, translated from the coding sequence ATGTCGAACCAAACTCATACAGCGGAATCCAATCGATCTGTGTTGTTAAGCCGTACTACGAAATGGATTTCTCAAGCATTGTTTAATACTGATACCCCTGCTGAATACTTCGATGTTCTGGCAGAATCAATCAATCCGATGTGGTCACTGACTGAAACTCGAGCACGTGTACTCGAAGTTATTTCCGAGACCGCCGATACAAAAACCCTGGTCCTGCAGCCTGTTTCCAACTGGAAGGGATTTGAAGCCGGTCAGCATTTGCAACTGAGCGTGACGATCAATGGTAGCGCGGTGACGCGAACGTTTAGCCTTTCTTCTGCACCTTCGCTGTGGCTGGATCAAGGCCTCATCAGCATCACGATCAAACGCGTGCCAGAGGGACGCGTAACAGGCTGGATTCACGAGAGCCTTCGCTCCGGCGATATCGTTTCACTCAGCCCGGCCCAAGGCGAATTTACCCTGCCCGCGAATACGGACACCGCCTTACTGTACATCGCAGCGGGTTCAGGCATTACGCCAATCATGTCGCAGATCAGAACGATTGAGGCCGGCATTGAAAGTGAAGAGACAGATACTCGTCCGGTGACGTTGATCTACTATGCCAACAAGGCGGATGAATTTATCTTCGGCCAAGAGCTGAAAACCATGGACCAGAAACATGACTGGTTAACCGTCAAATGCTTCGCCACTGAAGAGGCCGGTTTGATTTGCGCCGATCATGTTCGTCCATACATCAATGAAGACTTTGAACACGCCTATGTTTGTGGACCACAGGGTTTTCGGGATATCGCGAAAGAATTGATTCAAAGCCACAAAAGCAATCTACCGATCCATGAAGAAGTGTTCGTTGTAAGCCCGCTTCCCGTAGATGGCGAAGCAGAAATGGAACATCAACTGACATTCAGTAAAAGCCACCGGGAAGTGACTGGAACCAATCAGATGCCATTACTGGATCAGGCCGAAGCTGCTGGCTTGAGTCCGAAGTCAGGCTGTCGAATCGGGATTTGCCACACCTGTAAGTGCACCAAGCAAAGTGGCCGGGTGAGAAACATGCTGACCGGCGAAATTTCCGACGGTGGAAAGGAAGAAATCCAACTCTGTATCGCCGTACCGGTCACCGATGTGACACTCGCACTGTAA